A genome region from Vulpes lagopus strain Blue_001 chromosome 7, ASM1834538v1, whole genome shotgun sequence includes the following:
- the LOX gene encoding protein-lysine 6-oxidase isoform X2, whose protein sequence is MRFAWTALLLGPLQLCALLRCAPPAAGQQQPPRQPPAAPAAWRQRIQWENNGQVFSLLSLGSQYQPQRRRDAGTTAPGAANAAAPQPRTPILLLRNRTAAARERAAGTAGGAGRPRPAARHWFQAGYSASGARDANQTAPGERPALSNLRPPSRVDGMVGDDPYNPYKYSDDNPYYNYYDTYERPRPGSRYRPGYGTGYFQYGLPDLVPDPYYIQASTYVQKMSMYNLRCAAEENCLASSAYRADVRDYDHRVLLRFPQRVKNQGTSDFLPSRPRYSWEWHSCHQHYHSMDEFSHYDLLDASTQRRVAEGHKASFCLEDTSCDYGYHRRFACTAHTQGLSPGCYDTYNADIDCQWIDITDVKPGNYILKVSVNPSYLVPESDYSNNVVRCEIRYTGHHAYASGCTISP, encoded by the exons ATGCGCTTCGCCTGGACCGCGCTTCTGCTCGGGCCGCTGCAGCTCTGCGCGCTCCTGCGCTGCGCCCCGCCGGCCGCCGGCCAGCAGCAGCCCCCTCGCCAGCCGCCCGCGGCTCCGGCCGCCTGGCGCCAGAGGATCCAGTGGGAGAACAACGGGCAGGTGTTCAGCCTGTTGAGCCTGGGCTCGCAGTACCAGCCGCAGCGCCGACGGGACGCGGGCACCACCGCCCCGGGCGCGGCCAACGCCGCGGCCCCGCAGCCGCGCACGCCGATCCTGCTGCTCCGCAACCGCACGGCGGCAGCGCGCGAGCGGGCCGCAGGCACCGCGGGGGGCGCCGGCCGCCCCAGACCCGCCGCCCGCCACTGGTTCCAGGCTGGCTACTCGGCGTCCGGGGCCCGCGACGCCAACCAGACCGCGCCGGGAGAGCGCCCGGCGCTCAGTAACCTGCGGCCGCCCAGCCGCGTGGATGGCATGGTGGGCGACGACCCCTACAACCCCTACAAGTACTCCGACGACAACCCCTATTACAACTACTACGACACGTACGAAAGGCCTCGGCCTGGGAGCAGGTATCGGCCCGGATACGGCACCGGCTACTTCCAGTACG GTCTCCCGGACCTGGTGCCAGATCCGTACTACATCCAGGCGTCCACGTACGTGCAAAAGATGTCCATGTACAACCTGAGATGCGCTGCGGAGGAGAACTGCTTGGCCAG CTCAGCATACAGGGCAGATGTCAGAGATTATGATCACAGGGTGCTGCTAAGATtccctcaaagagtgaaaaaccAAGGGACATCAGATTTCTTACCCAGCCGACCAAGATATTCCTGGGAATGGCACAGTTGTCATCA GCATTACCACAGCATGGATGAATTCAGCCACTATGACCTACTTGATGCCAGTACCCAGAGGAGAGTGGCTGAAGGCCACAAAGCCAGTTTCTGTCTTGAGGACACATCCTGTGACTATGGCTACCACAGGCGATTTGCATGTACAGCACATACACAG gggTTGAGTCCTGGCTGCTATGATACCTACAATGCAGACATAGACTGCCAATGGATTGATATTACAGATGTAAAACCTGGAAACTATATTCTAAAG GTCAGTGTGAATCCCAGCTACCTGGTGCCTGAATCAGACTATTCCAACAATGTCGTGCGCTGTGAAATCCGCTACACGGGACACCATGCATATGCCTCGGGCTGCACAATCTCACCGTGA
- the LOX gene encoding protein-lysine 6-oxidase isoform X1: protein MRFAWTALLLGPLQLCALLRCAPPAAGQQQPPRQPPAAPAAWRQRIQWENNGQVFSLLSLGSQYQPQRRRDAGTTAPGAANAAAPQPRTPILLLRNRTAAARERAAGTAGGAGRPRPAARHWFQAGYSASGARDANQTAPGERPALSNLRPPSRVDGMVGDDPYNPYKYSDDNPYYNYYDTYERPRPGSRYRPGYGTGYFQYGLPDLVPDPYYIQASTYVQKMSMYNLRCAAEENCLASSAYRADVRDYDHRVLLRFPQRVKNQGTSDFLPSRPRYSWEWHSCHQHYHSMDEFSHYDLLDASTQRRVAEGHKASFCLEDTSCDYGYHRRFACTAHTQGLSPGCYDTYNADIDCQWIDITDVKPGNYILKVSVNPSYLVPESDYSNNVVRCEIRYTGHHAYASGCTISPY from the exons ATGCGCTTCGCCTGGACCGCGCTTCTGCTCGGGCCGCTGCAGCTCTGCGCGCTCCTGCGCTGCGCCCCGCCGGCCGCCGGCCAGCAGCAGCCCCCTCGCCAGCCGCCCGCGGCTCCGGCCGCCTGGCGCCAGAGGATCCAGTGGGAGAACAACGGGCAGGTGTTCAGCCTGTTGAGCCTGGGCTCGCAGTACCAGCCGCAGCGCCGACGGGACGCGGGCACCACCGCCCCGGGCGCGGCCAACGCCGCGGCCCCGCAGCCGCGCACGCCGATCCTGCTGCTCCGCAACCGCACGGCGGCAGCGCGCGAGCGGGCCGCAGGCACCGCGGGGGGCGCCGGCCGCCCCAGACCCGCCGCCCGCCACTGGTTCCAGGCTGGCTACTCGGCGTCCGGGGCCCGCGACGCCAACCAGACCGCGCCGGGAGAGCGCCCGGCGCTCAGTAACCTGCGGCCGCCCAGCCGCGTGGATGGCATGGTGGGCGACGACCCCTACAACCCCTACAAGTACTCCGACGACAACCCCTATTACAACTACTACGACACGTACGAAAGGCCTCGGCCTGGGAGCAGGTATCGGCCCGGATACGGCACCGGCTACTTCCAGTACG GTCTCCCGGACCTGGTGCCAGATCCGTACTACATCCAGGCGTCCACGTACGTGCAAAAGATGTCCATGTACAACCTGAGATGCGCTGCGGAGGAGAACTGCTTGGCCAG CTCAGCATACAGGGCAGATGTCAGAGATTATGATCACAGGGTGCTGCTAAGATtccctcaaagagtgaaaaaccAAGGGACATCAGATTTCTTACCCAGCCGACCAAGATATTCCTGGGAATGGCACAGTTGTCATCA GCATTACCACAGCATGGATGAATTCAGCCACTATGACCTACTTGATGCCAGTACCCAGAGGAGAGTGGCTGAAGGCCACAAAGCCAGTTTCTGTCTTGAGGACACATCCTGTGACTATGGCTACCACAGGCGATTTGCATGTACAGCACATACACAG gggTTGAGTCCTGGCTGCTATGATACCTACAATGCAGACATAGACTGCCAATGGATTGATATTACAGATGTAAAACCTGGAAACTATATTCTAAAG GTCAGTGTGAATCCCAGCTACCTGGTGCCTGAATCAGACTATTCCAACAATGTCGTGCGCTGTGAAATCCGCTACACGGGACACCATGCATATGCCTCGGGCTGCACAATCTCACC GTATTAG